The following proteins come from a genomic window of Nostoc sp. TCL26-01:
- a CDS encoding D-alanyl-D-alanine carboxypeptidase family protein — protein MTAFIVFALVASNQLHHSQLVTNTQQFPECTIADSTSCYHFYTAPIQPNSTIPQTEQERFLSAIAKNLTTIPQPGTYEYILLRAYGAAFVDQDPTVKFPTTVLFNNEQETQGFQTTLIMDKVNNTNNCYLQKSAATALNKARSLQNIPLKSGYGASDCTRNFATNLRFWQKYANRYTLDKVRQGKETAILGVVAPPGASQHLWGLAIDLRVSNSQQRQALYENGWFQTVENDVPHWTYLGVSEANLQNLGLKNKIVRGITYWVTPI, from the coding sequence ATGACTGCATTCATAGTTTTTGCATTAGTTGCAAGTAATCAGCTGCATCATTCTCAACTAGTTACTAATACTCAACAATTCCCTGAGTGTACAATTGCTGACTCTACATCTTGTTATCATTTTTATACTGCACCAATTCAGCCAAATTCGACTATTCCCCAAACTGAACAAGAACGATTTTTATCAGCGATCGCTAAAAATTTAACCACAATTCCTCAGCCAGGAACTTACGAATATATTTTACTGCGTGCTTACGGTGCTGCTTTTGTAGATCAAGATCCTACAGTCAAATTTCCCACTACAGTTCTGTTTAACAATGAACAGGAAACCCAAGGATTTCAAACTACTTTAATCATGGATAAAGTAAATAACACCAATAATTGTTATTTACAAAAATCAGCAGCAACAGCTTTAAATAAAGCCCGTTCTTTACAGAATATCCCCTTAAAATCTGGCTATGGTGCTAGTGATTGTACACGCAATTTTGCAACAAATTTAAGATTTTGGCAAAAATATGCTAATAGATATACCTTAGATAAGGTCAGGCAAGGAAAAGAAACAGCAATACTGGGAGTAGTCGCGCCTCCTGGAGCCTCACAACACCTGTGGGGATTAGCAATTGACTTACGAGTTTCTAATTCTCAACAAAGGCAAGCACTCTATGAAAATGGTTGGTTTCAAACGGTAGAAAATGATGTCCCCCACTGGACTTATCTGGGTGTCAGTGAAGCGAATTTACAAAACTTGGGGTTAAAAAATAAAATTGTCAGAGGCATTACCTATTGGGTGACACCAATTTAA
- a CDS encoding TldD/PmbA family protein has translation MPTTLADVQNLLSDFITRYSSRVDYLMIRLEEAEGTDILLRGDKVETLSEGISIGGHVRACYKGGWGLSCFNQLATIKERIEEAVAAARMVGDEETILAPIDPVQALCSLPLTGTDPRHVPLWQKKQLCDRYTEVLKSIDNRITTTSVRYSDSAQKVIIATSEGTLIEQSWVDMEMRFAATARDGETVQTGRETTGSRKAYEDLVNLDTQVESAAQRAVAALSLPSVKGNIYTVVIDPILTGLFVHEAFGHLSEADMAYENPDLLEVMTIGRRFGPEELQIFDGAAPTGHRGSYLYDDEGTPATTTQLIKDGILVGRLHSRETAGKLEETPTGNARCLNYHFTPIVRMTNTWIARGTTPVGDLFTGIKEGVYARNWLGGMTNGEMFTFSAGEAWMIRNGKIAEPVKDVTLSGNVFQTLADIEAIGNDFYWDESGGCGKGGQNGLPVGCGGPSLRIRDVVVGGEI, from the coding sequence ATGCCTACTACACTGGCTGACGTACAAAATTTACTTTCTGACTTCATCACCCGTTACTCATCACGGGTAGATTATTTGATGATTCGCTTAGAGGAAGCAGAAGGAACTGATATCTTGTTGCGTGGCGACAAGGTAGAAACCCTCAGCGAAGGTATCTCCATTGGGGGACACGTGCGCGCTTGTTATAAGGGTGGTTGGGGGTTGAGTTGCTTTAACCAATTAGCCACAATTAAAGAACGGATTGAAGAAGCCGTTGCCGCCGCCCGCATGGTTGGTGATGAGGAGACAATACTTGCCCCGATTGATCCCGTACAAGCATTATGCAGTTTACCTTTAACAGGTACAGATCCGCGCCATGTACCTTTATGGCAAAAAAAACAGTTGTGCGATCGCTATACTGAAGTGTTGAAAAGCATTGACAATCGCATTACTACTACCTCAGTTCGTTACAGCGACAGCGCCCAGAAAGTGATTATTGCTACCTCCGAAGGGACTCTGATTGAGCAATCTTGGGTAGATATGGAAATGCGCTTTGCCGCTACAGCCAGGGATGGTGAAACTGTACAAACGGGTAGGGAAACCACAGGTTCTCGTAAAGCCTACGAAGACTTAGTTAATTTAGATACTCAAGTTGAAAGTGCAGCACAAAGAGCTGTTGCAGCCTTATCTTTACCATCAGTCAAAGGTAATATTTACACAGTCGTCATTGACCCAATTTTAACTGGTTTGTTTGTCCATGAAGCTTTTGGTCATCTTTCCGAGGCTGATATGGCTTACGAAAACCCAGATTTACTAGAAGTGATGACTATTGGTAGGCGATTTGGCCCAGAAGAGTTACAAATTTTTGATGGTGCAGCCCCAACTGGACATCGAGGTAGCTATCTTTATGATGATGAAGGCACACCAGCTACAACTACTCAACTCATTAAAGATGGTATTTTGGTCGGACGCTTACATTCACGGGAAACCGCAGGCAAGTTAGAAGAAACACCCACAGGTAATGCGCGTTGTCTGAATTATCACTTCACACCAATTGTCAGGATGACTAATACCTGGATTGCTAGGGGTACAACACCAGTAGGCGATTTATTCACGGGTATTAAAGAAGGAGTTTACGCTCGTAATTGGTTAGGTGGCATGACAAATGGAGAAATGTTTACCTTTAGTGCTGGGGAAGCCTGGATGATTAGAAACGGCAAAATTGCCGAACCTGTAAAAGATGTGACGCTTTCGGGGAATGTGTTTCAAACTCTTGCAGATATCGAAGCCATTGGGAATGATTTTTATTGGGATGAATCCGGTGGCTGTGGGAAAGGTGGACAAAATGGTCTACCTGTAGGTTGTGGTGGCCCCAGTCTGCGAATTCGGGATGTGGTTGTTGGAGGAGAGATATAG
- the ahcY gene encoding adenosylhomocysteinase, producing MTATSPRLKHEVKDLALAPLGRQRIEWAGREMPVLRQIRDRFAQEKPFAGLRLVACAHVTTETAHLAIALKAGGADALLIASNPLSTQDDVAASLVLDHEIPVFAQKGEDNETYNRHVQIALDHRPNIIIDDGSDVVATLIQERQNQIADLIGTTEETTTGIVRLKAMFRDGVLTFPAINVNDADTKHFFDNRYGTGQSTLDGIIRATNILLAGKTVVVVGYGWCGKGTALRARGMGANVIVTEIDHIKAIEAVMDGFRVLPMAEAASQGDLFVTVTGNKHVIRGEHFDTMKDGAIVCNSGHFDIELDLKYLASQAKEVKQVRPFTEEYKLNNGKSVIVLGEGRLINLAAAEGHPSAVMDMSFANQALAVEYLVKNKGKLAAGLHSVPTEVDQEIARLKLQALGITIDSLTPDQIEYINSWTSGT from the coding sequence ATGACCGCAACTTCTCCCCGATTAAAGCACGAGGTTAAAGACCTCGCCCTCGCTCCCTTGGGAAGACAGCGCATTGAATGGGCTGGACGGGAAATGCCAGTATTACGGCAAATCCGCGATCGCTTTGCCCAAGAAAAACCCTTTGCGGGGCTTCGCCTTGTAGCTTGCGCCCACGTGACGACAGAAACAGCACACTTAGCGATCGCTCTGAAAGCTGGTGGTGCAGACGCGCTGTTAATTGCGAGTAATCCTTTATCAACTCAAGATGACGTAGCAGCTAGTCTCGTCCTTGATCATGAAATTCCGGTGTTTGCCCAAAAAGGTGAAGATAACGAAACCTACAATCGTCACGTGCAAATTGCGCTAGATCATCGCCCCAACATTATCATTGATGATGGTAGCGACGTGGTGGCAACGCTGATTCAAGAACGTCAAAATCAGATTGCGGATTTAATTGGGACTACGGAAGAAACCACAACGGGAATTGTCCGACTCAAGGCTATGTTTAGAGATGGCGTTCTCACTTTCCCCGCCATCAATGTGAATGATGCTGACACCAAGCACTTCTTTGATAACCGCTACGGTACAGGACAATCAACTCTCGACGGGATTATCCGGGCGACAAATATTCTCCTTGCTGGTAAAACTGTGGTTGTTGTCGGTTACGGCTGGTGTGGTAAAGGTACAGCTTTGCGCGCCCGTGGGATGGGTGCTAATGTAATTGTCACCGAAATTGACCACATCAAAGCGATTGAAGCGGTGATGGATGGCTTCCGTGTCCTACCAATGGCGGAAGCTGCATCTCAAGGTGATTTGTTCGTGACTGTGACTGGTAACAAGCACGTCATTCGTGGTGAACATTTTGATACCATGAAAGATGGTGCGATCGTTTGTAACTCTGGTCACTTTGATATTGAACTTGACCTGAAATACTTGGCTAGTCAAGCTAAAGAAGTCAAGCAAGTACGCCCCTTCACTGAAGAATATAAACTCAACAACGGTAAATCCGTGATTGTGTTGGGTGAAGGACGCTTAATTAACCTCGCTGCGGCGGAAGGACACCCTAGTGCGGTGATGGATATGAGCTTCGCCAATCAGGCTTTAGCTGTGGAATACCTAGTCAAGAACAAAGGTAAATTAGCGGCTGGTTTACATTCAGTTCCCACGGAAGTTGATCAAGAAATCGCTCGCTTAAAGTTACAAGCATTGGGTATCACCATTGATAGTTTGACACCAGACCAAATTGAGTACATCAATTCCTGGACTAGTGGAACCTAA
- a CDS encoding mechanosensitive ion channel family protein: MMGSMAITVVSLTKATAQMPFLPQLQVPSSISNESDNRIISGWVYLDGRRLFQIGATKTNLPQRIQNIEQNLHEITQNYVRSSAQQAQVRVRTLNGLPVIYVNDRYLMTITPQDASLGQGDGFTLANSITESLQQDLQRAKRERQTQFLIDQSKIAGAIALAMILTSWGVTRWQRRVIKHSTQSDPETPPVAKQITTQLNQQQHRHLQEVKRRLFQLTQAVIWGGGNFIILGLFPYTRGLQVAILTAAQVPLRLAVVAVGTYVAIRFSYALIDRFTTTLISSGALLTPEASERLQLRVSTFSGVTKSIATSACVGVGILFALISLGVDIVPLLAGASLVGVAVSLASQNLIKDAINGFLIILEDQYALGDVIAVGNVGGLVENLNLRMTQVRDSEGRLITIPNSEIKIVANLSSRWSRADLTIPVDYQADISKALQLIKDVAVQMDHDPLWQWQIIETPQVLGIENFGDRGLIIRVWIKTQPLKQWDVAREYRLRLKIAFDQAGIGIPVPQQAIWVNENHLLHHEDNGK, encoded by the coding sequence ATGATGGGTTCAATGGCGATAACTGTTGTTTCCCTAACCAAAGCCACAGCTCAGATGCCGTTTTTACCACAGCTACAAGTTCCCAGTAGTATCAGTAACGAATCAGATAACAGGATTATATCGGGCTGGGTTTATTTGGATGGTCGCCGTTTATTTCAGATCGGAGCTACGAAAACTAATCTTCCACAACGGATACAAAATATTGAGCAGAATTTGCACGAAATTACCCAAAATTATGTCCGATCATCTGCACAACAAGCCCAGGTACGAGTCCGTACACTCAATGGATTGCCGGTAATTTACGTCAACGATCGCTACTTAATGACTATCACCCCCCAAGATGCTAGCTTGGGGCAAGGCGATGGGTTTACCCTAGCCAATAGCATCACCGAGTCGTTGCAACAGGACTTACAAAGAGCCAAAAGAGAGCGACAAACGCAATTTCTCATCGATCAGAGTAAAATTGCCGGAGCGATCGCCCTAGCAATGATTCTTACCAGTTGGGGTGTAACTCGTTGGCAACGTCGTGTCATCAAGCACTCTACACAATCTGATCCGGAAACCCCACCAGTAGCAAAACAGATTACCACGCAACTGAATCAACAACAGCACCGACATCTCCAAGAAGTTAAAAGACGGCTATTTCAACTCACCCAAGCTGTAATTTGGGGCGGGGGAAATTTCATCATTTTGGGTTTATTTCCTTACACACGGGGGCTACAAGTAGCAATTCTCACCGCCGCCCAAGTTCCCTTACGGTTAGCAGTAGTTGCCGTGGGGACTTATGTCGCTATTCGCTTTAGTTATGCACTCATCGATCGCTTTACCACCACCCTAATCAGCAGTGGTGCTTTACTCACCCCAGAAGCTTCAGAACGTCTACAGCTAAGAGTTTCGACATTTTCGGGCGTGACTAAAAGTATTGCCACGAGCGCCTGTGTAGGTGTTGGTATATTATTTGCGCTGATCTCCTTGGGTGTAGATATTGTGCCTTTATTAGCCGGTGCTAGTTTAGTCGGTGTGGCTGTATCGCTGGCTTCGCAAAACTTAATTAAAGATGCCATCAATGGCTTTTTGATCATCTTAGAAGACCAATATGCTTTGGGTGATGTGATTGCTGTGGGTAACGTTGGCGGTTTAGTCGAAAATCTCAACTTGCGGATGACTCAAGTCAGAGATTCTGAAGGACGGTTAATCACCATTCCCAACAGCGAAATTAAAATAGTTGCCAATCTTTCGAGTCGTTGGTCTAGAGCCGATTTAACTATACCAGTAGACTATCAAGCCGATATTAGTAAAGCTTTGCAGTTAATTAAAGATGTAGCTGTCCAGATGGATCATGATCCCTTATGGCAATGGCAAATCATCGAAACACCCCAGGTTTTAGGCATCGAAAACTTTGGCGATCGTGGTTTAATTATCCGTGTCTGGATTAAAACCCAACCTCTCAAGCAATGGGACGTAGCACGAGAATACCGCCTCCGTCTAAAAATCGCCTTCGACCAAGCAGGTATCGGCATCCCCGTACCCCAGCAAGCCATCTGGGTCAACGAAAATCATTTGTTACACCATGAAGACAATGGTAAATAG
- a CDS encoding rhodanese-related sulfurtransferase, translating into MHQENTQIVATFYKFVSLLDFELQQEPLLSYCLEKDIKGTILLASEGINGTIAGSRPAIDSVLAYLRADPRLADLEHKESTADNPPFERMKVRLKKEIVTLGLPEVNPNQQVGIYVSPQEWNDLITDPEVTVIDTRNDYEVHIGTFKGAQNPHTDSFREFPEYVRNNLDPSQHKKVAMFCTGGIRCEKASSFMLSQGFAEVYHLKGGILKYLEEVPAEESLWEGECFVFDERVAVNHGLEMGSHNLCFCCGHPLLEEDKLSAKYEEGISCPHCFDTLTEDKRLRQQEKWRQYLLKNRSEGVREC; encoded by the coding sequence ATGCACCAAGAAAATACTCAAATCGTTGCCACATTCTATAAATTTGTAAGTTTGTTGGATTTTGAACTCCAACAAGAGCCGTTGTTGTCATATTGTCTAGAAAAAGATATTAAGGGAACGATTCTATTAGCTTCAGAAGGGATCAACGGAACGATCGCAGGTTCGCGTCCAGCAATTGACTCGGTGCTGGCTTATCTCCGTGCTGATCCCCGGTTAGCAGACTTAGAACATAAAGAATCAACTGCTGACAACCCACCATTTGAACGGATGAAGGTGCGGTTAAAAAAAGAAATTGTCACTTTGGGTTTGCCGGAAGTTAACCCCAATCAACAGGTTGGTATCTATGTCAGCCCACAAGAATGGAATGATTTAATTACTGACCCAGAAGTTACCGTAATTGATACTCGTAATGACTATGAGGTACATATCGGTACTTTCAAAGGCGCACAAAATCCCCACACGGATTCTTTTCGAGAATTTCCCGAATATGTACGCAATAATCTCGACCCCAGTCAGCATAAAAAAGTAGCGATGTTTTGTACTGGTGGGATTCGTTGCGAAAAAGCTTCATCCTTCATGCTATCTCAAGGTTTTGCGGAAGTTTATCACCTCAAGGGCGGTATCCTCAAATATTTAGAAGAAGTCCCAGCAGAAGAAAGCTTATGGGAAGGAGAATGTTTTGTTTTCGATGAACGAGTAGCGGTGAATCATGGTTTGGAAATGGGAAGCCACAATTTATGTTTCTGTTGTGGACATCCCCTGCTGGAGGAAGATAAGTTATCAGCTAAATATGAGGAAGGTATTTCTTGTCCCCACTGTTTTGACACTCTGACTGAGGATAAAAGATTGCGCCAGCAGGAAAAATGGCGACAATATTTGTTGAAGAACAGGAGTGAGGGAGTGAGGGAGTGCTGA
- the tsaE gene encoding tRNA (adenosine(37)-N6)-threonylcarbamoyltransferase complex ATPase subunit type 1 TsaE, with protein MKILLADTAATLKLGFMLGQTLSAGSVVLLEGDLGAGKTTLVQGLGKGLGITESIVSPTFTLINEYIEGRIPLYHLDLYRLDAQEVLALNLEIYWEGVEVNPGIVAIEWAERMPYKPSSYIHVGLNYGDDGTRQAEITPFNCNISEFTTNI; from the coding sequence ATGAAAATTCTTCTGGCTGATACAGCAGCGACGCTAAAGTTAGGTTTCATGCTTGGGCAAACTTTGAGTGCCGGTAGTGTAGTTTTGCTAGAAGGTGATTTGGGGGCTGGTAAAACTACACTAGTTCAAGGCTTGGGTAAAGGTTTAGGCATTACTGAATCGATTGTCAGCCCTACTTTTACTTTAATTAATGAATATATCGAAGGACGTATTCCTCTTTATCACCTTGATTTATATCGCTTAGATGCACAGGAAGTTTTAGCTTTAAACTTAGAAATTTACTGGGAAGGTGTTGAAGTGAACCCAGGTATTGTAGCGATTGAATGGGCAGAACGAATGCCTTATAAACCCAGTAGTTATATTCACGTAGGTTTAAACTACGGTGATGATGGTACTCGTCAAGCTGAAATTACGCCATTCAATTGTAATATCAGTGAATTCACTACTAATATCTAA
- the yvcK gene encoding gluconeogenesis factor YvcK family protein, translating to MSIGFLRQALHALQQQSRSRTSYRVNQWFKWLSPGLSIKRWLLISVGGVLLAILGLAIWVKLTPIFWMLELIRGFLGAIANILPNYISGPLVILGGLLLLLWGQTRTVGSITQVLRPADAEEELIDVLLAHRRLYRGPKIVVIGGGTGLSTLLRGLKTYSANITAIVTVADDGGSSGRLRQEFGVLPPGDIRNCLAALADEEKLLTELFQYRFRAGDGLTGHSFGNLFLTAMSEITGDLEQAVAASSKVLAVRGQVLPATLSDVRLWADLADGRRIEGESSIPKAGGKIVKIGCFPANPPALPAAIKAIKEADYIIIGPGSLYTSLIPNLLVTEIADAIAETQAPRIYVCNIMTQPGETQGYTVADHIRAIDNACGQRQLFDAVLVHKKSPSAQSLIRYAQQNSHPVFFDREAVSQLGRRVVLANVLYEDETGFVRHNPQKLARVLLKWYGGTHHGK from the coding sequence ATGTCAATCGGGTTTCTCAGACAAGCACTCCACGCGCTGCAACAACAGTCCCGCAGTCGAACTTCCTATCGGGTGAACCAGTGGTTCAAATGGTTATCCCCTGGACTATCGATTAAACGTTGGTTATTGATTAGTGTTGGGGGTGTGCTTTTGGCCATTCTGGGGTTAGCTATTTGGGTAAAGCTGACCCCAATTTTTTGGATGTTGGAGTTGATTAGGGGTTTTTTAGGAGCCATAGCCAACATTTTACCCAACTATATCAGCGGCCCTTTAGTGATTTTGGGTGGTCTGTTGTTACTTTTGTGGGGACAGACGCGCACCGTCGGTTCCATCACTCAGGTACTAAGACCAGCAGATGCGGAAGAAGAATTAATTGATGTCTTGTTAGCCCATCGTCGATTGTATCGGGGGCCAAAAATAGTTGTCATTGGTGGCGGTACAGGACTGTCTACATTACTCAGAGGGTTAAAAACCTATAGTGCTAATATTACAGCGATCGTGACGGTAGCTGATGATGGTGGATCTTCTGGGCGATTGCGTCAGGAGTTTGGTGTTTTACCACCAGGAGATATTCGCAATTGTTTAGCAGCTTTGGCAGATGAGGAAAAGTTATTAACAGAATTATTTCAATATCGCTTTCGGGCTGGGGATGGATTGACAGGCCATAGTTTTGGCAATTTGTTCTTAACAGCGATGAGTGAGATCACTGGTGACTTGGAACAGGCTGTGGCGGCTAGTTCTAAGGTGTTGGCGGTGCGAGGACAGGTTTTGCCTGCAACGTTGAGTGATGTGCGTCTCTGGGCAGATTTAGCCGATGGTCGCCGGATTGAGGGTGAATCTAGCATTCCCAAGGCTGGTGGTAAAATTGTGAAAATTGGCTGCTTTCCTGCCAACCCTCCAGCTTTGCCAGCAGCGATTAAGGCGATTAAAGAAGCTGATTACATTATTATTGGCCCTGGTAGTCTTTATACTAGTTTGATTCCTAACTTACTGGTGACAGAAATTGCTGATGCGATCGCCGAAACACAAGCCCCCCGCATTTATGTCTGCAATATCATGACCCAACCAGGGGAAACTCAAGGCTATACTGTTGCTGACCACATCCGCGCTATTGACAATGCTTGTGGGCAAAGACAACTGTTTGATGCTGTACTAGTACACAAAAAATCTCCCTCGGCTCAATCACTCATCCGCTATGCCCAACAAAATTCCCATCCTGTTTTCTTCGATCGAGAAGCTGTATCCCAACTAGGCAGAAGAGTTGTCTTAGCTAACGTTTTATACGAAGATGAGACTGGTTTTGTCCGTCATAACCCCCAGAAGCTAGCACGAGTTTTGTTGAAGTGGTATGGTGGCACACATCATGGGAAATGA
- the ruvC gene encoding crossover junction endodeoxyribonuclease RuvC, translating to MEKRILGLDPGLAILGFGAITYKTSPTQIQGTTVNTLDFGVISTSADMEVGQRLCILFDDLHTLIDNIQPDLVAIEKLFFYRMSSTILVAQARGVLMLVLAQHNLPYVEFTPAQIKQALTGYGNADKAEVQEAVARELDLEQIPKPDDAADALAVALAASFQL from the coding sequence ATGGAAAAACGAATTTTAGGATTAGATCCCGGACTCGCAATTCTAGGCTTTGGGGCAATTACTTACAAAACCAGCCCCACCCAAATACAGGGTACAACAGTAAATACCTTGGATTTTGGAGTGATCAGCACCTCAGCAGATATGGAAGTAGGACAACGGTTGTGTATTTTGTTCGATGACTTGCACACCCTGATTGACAATATACAACCAGATTTGGTTGCAATTGAAAAACTCTTCTTCTATCGTATGTCAAGTACTATCCTTGTGGCACAAGCTAGAGGTGTACTTATGTTAGTCTTGGCACAGCACAATTTACCCTATGTGGAATTCACCCCAGCTCAAATTAAACAAGCTTTAACAGGTTACGGTAATGCTGATAAAGCAGAAGTGCAAGAGGCGGTAGCACGAGAGTTAGATTTAGAGCAAATTCCTAAACCAGACGATGCGGCTGATGCTTTGGCTGTAGCTTTGGCAGCCTCGTTTCAGTTATAG
- a CDS encoding response regulator, translating to MPNLTVLILEDEPIWLTLHKDQLEKAGIHCYATQNANEAIEFAIRYNVKIALIDEILFVSPGQAGELQGLQGRGVLRKIIHHGLDTKFIFITASPYNKGQFNEPGFWREYVSLKILPGVVEVINKQEIEHNLEETYERIINIIHNLNQEPHKTSPINWDKTPVVRVFQLVKNLRVDLSTVLFKFNFNFNINLEGQPEMSTTNINLPNSTGVFNINNQAVNGNQIGVQNNHYTTQDLEAAQEIDAVLEDLSPNYPIQTDAQKQRFAEAFRREIEQRPQLMTKIIAAIKSAGIEAFKQLCSHPAVDVALAAYEGWQNP from the coding sequence ATGCCTAACCTGACTGTTCTGATTTTAGAGGATGAGCCAATATGGCTAACATTACACAAAGACCAGTTAGAAAAAGCTGGCATCCATTGCTATGCTACCCAAAATGCCAATGAAGCTATCGAGTTTGCCATAAGATATAACGTCAAGATAGCTTTGATCGACGAAATTTTGTTTGTTTCTCCTGGACAAGCAGGAGAATTGCAAGGCTTGCAAGGAAGAGGGGTTCTGCGTAAGATTATTCATCATGGTTTAGACACAAAGTTTATCTTCATTACCGCCTCACCTTATAACAAAGGTCAGTTCAATGAGCCAGGATTTTGGCGCGAGTATGTATCTTTAAAAATCCTGCCCGGAGTTGTCGAAGTCATTAACAAACAGGAAATCGAACATAATTTAGAGGAAACTTATGAGCGAATAATTAACATTATCCACAATCTCAATCAAGAGCCTCATAAGACCAGCCCAATTAATTGGGATAAAACTCCAGTCGTACGAGTTTTTCAATTAGTAAAAAACCTGCGTGTCGATTTGAGTACCGTCTTGTTCAAATTCAATTTCAACTTCAATATTAATTTAGAGGGGCAACCAGAGATGTCTACAACTAACATTAATTTACCCAACAGCACCGGTGTATTCAACATCAACAATCAGGCAGTTAACGGTAATCAAATCGGAGTACAAAACAATCATTACACAACTCAAGATTTAGAAGCTGCTCAGGAAATAGACGCAGTACTTGAGGATTTATCGCCAAACTACCCTATCCAGACAGATGCACAAAAACAAAGGTTTGCTGAGGCTTTTAGACGGGAAATTGAACAGAGGCCACAACTGATGACTAAGATTATAGCTGCCATTAAATCTGCTGGAATCGAAGCATTTAAGCAATTGTGTAGTCACCCCGCAGTTGACGTAGCACTTGCTGCATATGAAGGATGGCAAAATCCGTAA
- a CDS encoding ribonuclease Z: MQITFLGTSSGVPTRGRNVSSVALRLPQRAELWLFDCGEGTQHQILRSDLKISQLSRIFITHMHGDHIFGLMGLLASCGLAGNVDRVDIYGPAGLNDYIQTASRYSHTHFSYPIKVHTVRPGVIYEDEEFTVSCNALHHRITAFGYRVAEKDRSGRFDVEKAKALQIPPGRIYGQLKRGETVTLADGRVINGADLCGPTEIGRKMAYCTDTVYCEGAVALAQDADVLIHEATFAHQDADMAFQRLHSTTTMAAQTALAAGVRRLLMTHFSPRYAPGNPIELKDLLQEARAIFPHTDMAHDFMIYDVPRRREVTLSKVSV; encoded by the coding sequence GTGCAGATTACATTCTTAGGGACAAGTTCTGGTGTACCTACTAGAGGGCGCAATGTTTCCAGTGTGGCACTCAGATTACCACAGAGGGCAGAGTTGTGGTTATTTGATTGTGGTGAAGGGACTCAGCATCAAATTTTGCGGAGTGACCTAAAAATTAGCCAACTGTCCCGGATTTTTATTACCCATATGCACGGTGATCATATTTTTGGCTTAATGGGACTGCTGGCTAGTTGTGGTTTGGCTGGCAATGTGGATAGAGTTGATATTTATGGCCCAGCCGGACTGAATGACTACATCCAAACAGCTTCCCGTTACTCTCATACCCATTTTTCTTACCCAATTAAAGTTCATACCGTCCGTCCAGGAGTCATCTATGAAGATGAAGAATTTACCGTCAGTTGTAATGCTTTACATCATCGCATCACCGCTTTTGGTTATCGTGTAGCAGAAAAAGACCGTTCAGGACGGTTTGACGTAGAAAAGGCTAAAGCTTTACAAATCCCTCCTGGGAGAATTTATGGTCAACTCAAGCGCGGTGAAACAGTCACTCTAGCTGACGGACGTGTGATTAATGGTGCTGACTTGTGTGGCCCCACAGAAATTGGTCGTAAGATGGCCTATTGTACAGACACAGTTTATTGTGAAGGGGCAGTGGCATTAGCACAAGATGCCGATGTATTAATTCATGAGGCTACCTTTGCTCATCAAGATGCAGACATGGCTTTTCAGCGATTACATTCCACAACCACAATGGCAGCACAAACAGCTTTAGCTGCTGGAGTGCGTCGTTTACTAATGACTCATTTTAGCCCTCGTTATGCTCCCGGCAACCCCATAGAGTTAAAAGATTTACTCCAAGAAGCCCGTGCCATTTTTCCCCACACAGATATGGCTCATGATTTCATGATTTATGATGTGCCGAGGCGGAGAGAAGTTACACTCAGTAAGGTAAGTGTTTAA